The Arachis hypogaea cultivar Tifrunner chromosome 14, arahy.Tifrunner.gnm2.J5K5, whole genome shotgun sequence genome has a segment encoding these proteins:
- the LOC112742288 gene encoding uncharacterized protein, whose translation MPKKMSWPVIYTRPERRRAAERDREDGGERPRRMRRPVIMGATPFHRSILEVRLPKHFDKPTDIRYDGTQDPQEHLTAFDARMNLEGVGDEVRFSDISRAFLAQFPTRIAKAKHPSNLLGVTQRLGEPTRKYLDQFNDECLEIDGLTDSVASLCLTNGHLNEDFRKHLTTKPVWTMQEIQSVAREYINNEEVSQVVAANKRQPAYNQPRQHGGGERLKEHARDGGLGKTSRPFPQVGKFTNYTPLIVPIVEVYQQIAEKRIRSKPRPLKDRPGGNKSLYCDYHKGYGHKTQDCFDLKNALEQVIRDRKLAEFYHLIREPRRRDRDREGEDKTCEVK comes from the exons ATGCCCAAGAAGATGTCGTGGCCCGTGATATACACTCGGCCTGAAAGGAGACGCGCCGCAGAGCGGGACCGGGAAGACGGCGGAGAAAGGCCAAGGAGAATGCGGCGACCTGTGATAATGGGCGCAACCCCGTTTCATCGTTCCATCCTCGAAGTCCGGCTACCAAAGCACTTTGATAAGCCGACGGACATTAGGTACGACGGAACCCAAGACCCCCAGGAGCATCTTACGGCCTTCGATGCCAGAATGAACTTGGAGGGAGTAGGTGACGAAGTAAG GTTTTCGGACATTAGCCGCGCTTTCTTGGCCCAATTTCCTACCAGAATCGCGAAGGCGAAACACCCGAGCAACTTACTCGGGGTAACACAAAGGCTCGGCGAACCGACCAGAAAATACTTGGACCAGTTCAACGATGAATGTTTGGAGATCGACGGGCTAACTGATTCAGTGGCTAGTCTGTGTTTGACGAATGGACACCTGAACGAGGATTTTAGGAAGCACCTCACCACAAAACCGGTATGGACGATGCAAGAGATCCAAAGCGTGGCCAGGGAATATATCAACAATGAAGAAGTCAGTCAAGTGGTGGCAGCCAACAAGCGGCAGCCCGCCTACAATCAACCTCGGCAGCACGGTGGAGGGGAAAGGCTGAAGGAGCACGCCAGAGACGGCGGGTTGGGCAAGACATCCAGGCCGTTTCCCCAAGTTGGGaaattcaccaactacaccccccttATCGTCCCCATAGTAGAAGTTTATCAGCAGATAGCTGAGAAGAGAATTCGGTCGAAGCCCCGACCTCTAAAGGATAGACCCGGGGGGAACAAGAGCCTCTATTGTGATTACCATAAGGGCTATGGGCACAAGACACAGGATTGTTTCGACCTCAAGAACGCGCTAGAACAAGTGATCCGGGACAGAAAGCTGGCCGAATTCTACCACCTCATCAGGGAGCCGAGGAGACGAGATCGTGATCGCGAGGGAGAGGATAAGACCTGCGAGGTGAAGTGA